A single genomic interval of uncultured Desulfobacter sp. harbors:
- a CDS encoding Uma2 family endonuclease, producing MTAQPQEKDKMTPAEYLALERGSLDVKHEFFDGYLFAMVGAGRRHNRINVNLAGELRNKFKADNSAFNLFSNDMRVKIDQNYVYPDIVIYCGDAQFEDDEFDTLTNPVVIMEILSDSTEAFDRGKKFAYYQAIPTLQEYILVSQHEYFIEQFTRKNSGKWEYGSYKGTNQVLKMESVPCELPLSEIYWDIEFESF from the coding sequence ATGACCGCACAGCCGCAGGAAAAAGATAAAATGACACCAGCCGAATATCTTGCACTTGAGAGAGGTTCGCTTGATGTTAAGCATGAATTTTTTGATGGTTACCTTTTTGCTATGGTTGGAGCCGGAAGACGTCATAATCGTATCAATGTTAATCTGGCAGGAGAATTAAGAAATAAATTCAAAGCGGATAACAGTGCTTTTAATCTATTTTCCAATGACATGCGGGTTAAAATTGATCAGAACTATGTTTATCCGGATATTGTAATTTATTGCGGTGATGCCCAGTTTGAGGATGATGAGTTTGACACATTGACAAACCCGGTTGTTATCATGGAGATTCTTTCAGATTCAACCGAAGCCTTTGACAGGGGGAAAAAGTTTGCTTATTACCAGGCAATCCCCACGCTTCAAGAGTATATTCTTGTTTCTCAACATGAATATTTTATTGAACAATTTACACGCAAAAATAGCGGCAAATGGGAATATGGTTCATACAAAGGCACAAATCAGGTTCTAAAGATGGAATCTGTTCCGTGTGAATTGCCGCTGTCTGAAATTTACTGGGACATTGAGTTTGAATCCTTCTGA
- a CDS encoding response regulator — protein sequence MTQGHYRTSLDSIFIQQGEPEQAHPYYFTESDFFSRKNIKNILIYSPVGICILHRTKIYWANPACHAMTGHEYRSLEGRSVRALFPTDKEFKRVYNIFITGINRTGTATVDSRLSRVDDTAFDCRLRACWLDPGDHSQGVLITVSDITEIKSGQIRENQARKMEAIGVLAGGVSHDFNNLLMALQGHLSLMGINVNRPEKIKDHIRQMTRLIEAAAELTGNLLGFAGGGKYQVNTLDINQVVDMALNVFQPGKKNIVIKKKPAPDLYKVNGDRSQLEQVLLNLLVNGSQAMVDGGSLTIETRNITIKATNCFHFDVVPGAYVEISIQDTGIGMDEAIQKKIFDPFFSTNMPGDIKRRGLGLSTVFGIVKNHGGFITVESKKNAGSLFRVALPGLAPVDIQRTEEESGAFDLMPKGGETVLIVDDEDEVLEVGVSLLEALGYHVLQARNGRECLDLLAKHPGKIMLVILDLIMPVMDGKEAFYGIRKLDPDIKILISSGVRMDEEMKIMLRDGCHGFLQKPFSMDKFSRVIREILDRPV from the coding sequence ATGACCCAGGGACATTATCGCACATCTCTTGATTCTATTTTTATTCAACAGGGCGAGCCTGAGCAGGCGCATCCTTATTATTTTACGGAGTCAGATTTTTTTTCCCGGAAAAACATCAAAAATATATTAATCTATTCCCCTGTGGGTATCTGTATTCTTCACCGCACCAAAATTTACTGGGCAAACCCTGCCTGTCACGCCATGACCGGCCATGAATACCGCAGTCTGGAAGGCAGATCGGTCCGGGCCCTTTTTCCCACGGATAAAGAGTTTAAGCGTGTCTACAATATCTTTATCACAGGAATTAACCGTACAGGAACGGCGACGGTTGACTCCCGGTTGTCACGGGTGGACGACACCGCTTTTGACTGCCGCCTTCGGGCCTGCTGGCTGGACCCTGGTGACCATTCCCAGGGCGTGTTAATCACAGTATCGGATATTACGGAAATCAAGTCCGGACAGATCCGGGAAAATCAGGCCCGGAAAATGGAAGCCATTGGTGTGCTGGCCGGCGGTGTTTCCCATGATTTTAACAATCTGCTTATGGCCCTTCAGGGGCATTTATCCCTGATGGGGATTAACGTAAACCGGCCGGAAAAAATAAAAGATCACATCCGGCAAATGACCCGGCTGATTGAGGCTGCAGCGGAACTTACCGGTAATCTTCTAGGGTTTGCCGGCGGGGGGAAGTATCAGGTTAATACCCTGGATATCAACCAGGTCGTGGACATGGCCCTCAATGTTTTTCAGCCGGGGAAAAAAAATATAGTCATTAAAAAAAAGCCGGCACCGGATCTTTACAAGGTAAACGGGGACCGCTCCCAGCTTGAACAAGTGTTGCTTAATCTTTTGGTCAATGGCTCCCAGGCCATGGTGGATGGCGGCTCGCTTACTATAGAGACCCGAAATATAACAATCAAGGCTACCAACTGCTTTCATTTTGACGTGGTACCCGGTGCTTACGTGGAAATCAGTATCCAGGATACCGGAATCGGCATGGATGAAGCCATTCAGAAAAAAATTTTTGACCCCTTTTTCTCCACCAATATGCCCGGGGATATAAAAAGACGGGGATTAGGGCTGTCAACGGTATTCGGCATTGTAAAAAATCATGGTGGGTTTATCACTGTGGAGAGCAAAAAAAATGCCGGATCGCTATTCAGGGTGGCACTGCCCGGTCTGGCCCCCGTGGATATTCAACGTACTGAAGAAGAGAGTGGCGCGTTTGATCTGATGCCCAAAGGCGGGGAAACCGTTCTTATTGTGGATGACGAGGATGAAGTCCTCGAGGTGGGGGTAAGCCTTCTTGAAGCCTTAGGGTACCACGTCCTCCAGGCCCGCAATGGCAGGGAATGTCTGGACCTGTTAGCAAAACATCCTGGTAAGATTATGCTGGTAATCCTGGATCTGATCATGCCTGTCATGGACGGCAAGGAGGCGTTTTATGGGATTCGAAAACTGGACCCAGACATAAAGATACTGATTTCCAGTGGTGTCCGCATGGATGAAGAGATGAAAATTATGCTTCGTGACGGATGCCACGGCTTTTTACAAAAACCCTTTTCCATGGACAAGTTCTCAAGGGTTATTCGCGAGATACTTGACCGGCCGGTTTGA
- a CDS encoding formylglycine-generating enzyme family protein — protein MFKVFLFRSAVVLAAMMPLANPALATQINHGATSITMDFVTVGDPGNSGELSGAIAGGYGPNRITGAVDYVYKIGKYEVSEAQWDAVVGANLTDSLDDPGYWSDNQPVAEISWHDAAMFVNWLTTGDVTAGYYSISGGLATPNPLGHAAYAAKYGTTYFLPTEDEWYKAAYYDPNKLGGAGYWDYPTKHDSPNVPDGISFLGDTFEAVYCAGYNQGRPNDVDNAGVLSAYGTMGQAGNVWEWNETLIDQWRGVRGGSFIPYSSDMHASMRGYDDPMTEDNDMGFRVAVVVVPEPGTITLLMSGLFAFLILQRRHRPKHMQCSVVGRHI, from the coding sequence ATGTTTAAAGTGTTCTTGTTTCGATCGGCAGTCGTCTTGGCCGCGATGATGCCATTGGCGAATCCGGCTTTAGCCACGCAAATTAACCATGGGGCAACGAGCATTACCATGGATTTCGTCACAGTTGGGGACCCTGGCAATTCGGGCGAACTATCGGGTGCTATCGCTGGCGGTTATGGGCCAAATCGAATCACAGGTGCCGTTGACTACGTGTACAAAATTGGCAAGTACGAGGTCAGCGAGGCTCAGTGGGATGCGGTGGTCGGAGCCAACTTGACCGATTCGCTCGATGATCCCGGCTATTGGAGCGATAACCAGCCGGTGGCGGAAATTTCTTGGCACGACGCAGCGATGTTCGTCAACTGGCTAACCACTGGGGACGTAACCGCTGGCTACTACTCGATCAGCGGCGGGCTGGCCACGCCCAACCCACTTGGCCACGCTGCCTATGCGGCGAAGTATGGCACAACCTATTTCCTCCCGACCGAGGACGAATGGTACAAGGCGGCGTATTATGATCCTAACAAATTAGGCGGGGCGGGGTACTGGGACTACCCGACCAAGCATGACAGTCCTAATGTGCCCGATGGCATCAGCTTCCTCGGAGACACATTCGAAGCTGTGTACTGTGCCGGCTATAACCAGGGCAGGCCGAACGATGTGGACAACGCCGGAGTTCTCAGCGCATACGGTACGATGGGTCAGGCTGGGAACGTCTGGGAGTGGAACGAGACTCTGATCGATCAGTGGCGTGGAGTGCGTGGCGGATCGTTTATCCCTTACTCAAGCGACATGCATGCGTCCATGCGGGGCTACGACGACCCAATGACAGAGGACAACGACATGGGGTTCCGAGTCGCAGTTGTTGTTGTTCCTGAGCCCGGCACTATCACCTTGTTGATGTCGGGACTATTTGCCTTTTTGATTTTGCAGAGACGCCATCGACCTAAGCATATGCAATGCTCGGTTGTAGGGAGACACATATAA
- the gmhB gene encoding D-glycero-beta-D-manno-heptose 1,7-bisphosphate 7-phosphatase: protein MTRYTVFLDRDGVINHDSDAYIKHPDEFHFIPKSPDAIALLNAAGFQVILITNQSAVGRGMISDRTLDAVLKKMTHGVEQAGGRIKDIFFCPHTPDQECDCRKPKPGMILQAVACHGIDLNKSFMVGDSAKDIECGKNAGCAKTILVKTGNGEKALAALTKKGIAPDFIAKDLYEAACWITAKFSSGNRAS, encoded by the coding sequence ATGACGAGATATACTGTTTTTCTGGATCGGGACGGTGTGATCAACCATGATTCCGACGCCTATATCAAACATCCGGACGAATTCCATTTCATCCCCAAAAGTCCGGACGCCATTGCTCTTTTGAATGCCGCCGGTTTCCAGGTGATTCTGATCACCAACCAATCGGCTGTGGGCCGCGGTATGATATCCGACCGGACCCTTGATGCCGTTTTAAAAAAAATGACCCACGGGGTGGAACAGGCCGGTGGCCGGATCAAAGATATATTCTTTTGTCCGCATACCCCGGATCAGGAATGCGATTGTCGAAAACCCAAGCCTGGAATGATTCTTCAGGCCGTGGCCTGCCATGGCATTGATTTAAACAAATCTTTTATGGTGGGAGATTCCGCCAAAGATATTGAGTGCGGTAAGAATGCCGGGTGTGCCAAAACCATACTGGTTAAGACCGGCAACGGGGAAAAGGCCTTGGCCGCTTTGACAAAAAAAGGGATTGCCCCCGATTTCATCGCCAAAGATCTTTACGAGGCAGCCTGTTGGATAACCGCTAAATTTTCGTCCGGCAATAGGGCGTCATGA
- a CDS encoding ATP-dependent RecD-like DNA helicase: MITISGTLSRVTFQNPENHYTVCRVSVPKVADAITVVGHLPGVAQGERLKLKGTWTSHPKYGEQFKAASFEVTLPSSMAGIRKYLSSGIIPGINLELADRIVDTFGEQTLEIIENEPSRLLDVYGIGKAKQKMIETAWNTHHSVRRVMEMLQGTSIDSAKAAAILKTYGNHALEVLTQNPFRIARDIPAIGFAAVDELARGLGTEKEDEERLKACLVCRLLDLEQDGHVFEEKQDLIRACIQRAGVPEEKLLDALGSLDADNDVVIEKDQVYLAPLHKAEAGISRRIKALLSMPNPDFRVDEDLIQGQVLSAMAVQLSQEQLDVVTRIMGCKISIITGGPGTGKTTLIKALCVVFKTLRLKVMLSAPTGRAARRLSEVTGRGAKTLHKLLGFNQETDSFEHDFTNPLDLDLLVVDEVSMVDTQLMYRLVEALPAGANLILVGDTFQLPSVGPGNVLSDIIDSAQVTVFPLTRIFRQAQKSPIVMHAHSIRNGQMPDIKSAKPDQPSQFYFIETSTPARVADTICELCAQRIPKAFPHIRETQVLTPMHKGEAGTISLNQRLQAVLNDASGGIESHGHTFKTGDKVMHLKNNYDKEVFNGDIGRVIEADKSTGQVLVDYEGRTVAYDLPELDELTLAYAVSVHKSQGSEYDAVVIALTTAHFPLLQRNLLYTAMTRGKFLVIIVGSTRAFKTAFDNNRTALRRSGLKDRLKENL, translated from the coding sequence ATGATTACCATCAGCGGAACCCTGTCCCGGGTTACATTCCAGAACCCGGAAAATCATTATACCGTCTGCCGTGTGTCAGTGCCCAAGGTGGCCGATGCCATTACCGTGGTGGGGCATCTGCCCGGGGTAGCCCAGGGGGAGCGACTCAAACTCAAGGGCACATGGACCAGCCATCCTAAATACGGAGAGCAGTTTAAGGCTGCCTCGTTTGAAGTCACCCTGCCCTCCTCCATGGCAGGTATTCGAAAATACCTAAGCTCCGGTATCATTCCCGGCATTAACCTGGAGCTGGCCGACAGGATCGTAGATACCTTTGGGGAACAGACCTTGGAGATCATTGAAAATGAGCCGAGCCGGCTTCTTGATGTATACGGGATCGGCAAGGCCAAACAGAAAATGATTGAAACGGCCTGGAATACCCACCATTCAGTGCGGCGGGTCATGGAAATGCTCCAGGGCACCAGCATTGATTCGGCCAAGGCCGCAGCCATCCTTAAAACATATGGAAACCACGCCCTGGAGGTGTTGACCCAGAATCCTTTTCGCATTGCCCGGGACATTCCTGCCATTGGTTTTGCTGCTGTGGATGAACTGGCAAGGGGGCTTGGTACGGAAAAAGAGGACGAAGAAAGACTTAAAGCCTGTCTGGTCTGCCGCTTGCTGGACCTGGAGCAGGACGGCCATGTGTTTGAAGAAAAACAGGATCTGATCCGGGCCTGTATTCAAAGGGCGGGGGTACCTGAGGAAAAACTTTTAGATGCGCTCGGGAGTCTGGATGCGGATAACGACGTAGTGATTGAAAAGGACCAGGTGTATCTTGCGCCTTTACATAAGGCTGAAGCCGGTATTTCCCGGCGAATCAAGGCGCTTTTATCCATGCCCAATCCTGATTTCCGCGTTGATGAAGATTTAATCCAGGGACAGGTGCTCTCCGCCATGGCGGTTCAGTTATCCCAGGAGCAACTGGATGTGGTGACCCGGATTATGGGCTGCAAAATTTCCATTATCACCGGCGGACCCGGTACAGGGAAAACCACATTGATAAAGGCGTTGTGCGTTGTATTCAAAACCCTTCGCCTGAAGGTGATGCTTTCCGCCCCCACGGGGCGGGCCGCCCGGCGTCTATCCGAAGTGACCGGGCGAGGGGCCAAAACCCTTCACAAACTTTTGGGCTTTAACCAGGAGACTGACAGCTTTGAACATGACTTCACCAATCCTTTGGACCTGGACCTTCTGGTGGTGGATGAGGTCTCCATGGTGGATACCCAGCTCATGTACCGTCTGGTCGAGGCCTTGCCGGCCGGAGCCAATTTAATTTTGGTGGGGGACACCTTTCAACTGCCTTCCGTAGGGCCGGGTAATGTGTTGTCGGATATTATTGATTCGGCACAGGTGACGGTGTTTCCGTTGACCCGGATTTTCCGCCAGGCCCAAAAAAGCCCCATTGTCATGCATGCCCACAGTATCAGAAACGGACAGATGCCGGACATAAAATCGGCAAAGCCGGACCAGCCCTCCCAATTTTATTTTATTGAAACCAGCACGCCGGCCCGTGTGGCTGACACCATCTGTGAGCTGTGTGCCCAAAGAATTCCCAAGGCCTTTCCCCACATCCGGGAAACCCAGGTGCTTACCCCCATGCACAAGGGAGAGGCCGGTACCATCAGCCTGAACCAGCGGCTTCAGGCGGTTTTAAATGACGCCTCCGGTGGTATTGAATCCCATGGTCACACCTTTAAAACCGGTGATAAGGTCATGCATCTGAAAAATAATTATGACAAAGAGGTGTTCAACGGGGATATTGGACGGGTGATCGAGGCGGATAAATCCACTGGCCAGGTGCTTGTGGATTATGAGGGCAGAACCGTTGCCTATGATCTGCCGGAACTGGACGAACTGACCCTGGCCTATGCGGTCTCCGTTCATAAATCCCAGGGCTCGGAATATGATGCGGTGGTTATTGCCCTGACCACGGCCCATTTTCCGCTGCTCCAGAGGAATCTGCTGTATACGGCCATGACCCGTGGAAAATTCCTTGTCATTATTGTGGGATCCACCCGGGCCTTTAAAACGGCCTTTGACAATAACAGGACCGCGTTGCGGCGGTCCGGACTGAAAGATCGTCTGAAGGAAAACCTATGA
- the lon gene encoding endopeptidase La — translation MDELNHPSVPITTDDIPDELPILPIVDTNLFPKMVLPLVLIQKEAIDLIDDAMSGNRMLGLLLSKRSDIDSRHTADDLCRIGTVAVILKMSKMEDEKAQLLIQGLNRFKVEEYLENRGYMHAGISVLKSRNNERNKENRALMANIVEQYEKIVALSPGLPAEISQMVKNLQEPSALADMVASTINAPVNEKQKVLELIDVNRRLKKVTRLVNDQLDILEMGSKIQNQVREDMDKRQREYYLRQQLKTIKEELGETDQESVEVREYKTLIKDNPMPEEATKEAQRELERLSRMNPSSSEYVVSSTYLDWLTSLPWNDYTENGLDIAKARKILDQDHYGLEKPKKRILEFLAVRKLKKDSKGPILCFAGPPGTGKTSLGQSIARALGREFVRIALGGVRDEAEIRGHRRTYVGAMPGRIIQHLRTAGKKNPVFMLDEIDKVNSSYHGDPSSALLEVLDPEQNQNFVDHYLDVPFDLSDVMFLTTANVLHTIPPPLRDRMEVLELTGYTQEEKLKIATRYIIPKQREANGINSGQIKITQGAVKQIISGYTRESGLRNLERQIGAICRGVAAKIAEHQVEHLTIGRKEIPEYLGPIQNMPDMATRIKAPGVAVGLAWTSVGGEVLFVEAVAMKGGKKGLTLTGQLGDVMKESASTALSFIRANADRLAVDDTFFDTHDIHIHVPEGSIPKDGPSAGVTMLTTLASLITKRKVKSRLAMTGEITLRGDVLPVGGIKDKVIAAHRAGIRSLILPLWNEKDMEDVPEHIKSTMTFYFTDKMEDVLNTALE, via the coding sequence ATGGATGAATTAAACCATCCCTCCGTCCCCATCACCACTGACGACATACCTGACGAACTGCCCATTCTTCCCATAGTGGATACCAATCTGTTTCCCAAAATGGTGTTGCCCTTGGTTTTGATCCAGAAAGAAGCCATTGACCTGATTGACGATGCCATGTCCGGCAACCGTATGCTTGGCCTCCTGCTGTCAAAGCGTTCGGATATTGATTCCAGACACACGGCCGACGACCTGTGCCGCATCGGTACCGTCGCCGTAATTCTTAAAATGTCCAAAATGGAAGATGAAAAGGCCCAGCTGCTCATCCAGGGCCTGAACCGGTTCAAGGTCGAAGAGTACCTGGAAAACCGGGGGTATATGCATGCCGGCATTTCCGTTCTTAAAAGCCGTAACAACGAAAGGAACAAGGAAAACCGGGCACTGATGGCCAACATTGTTGAACAGTACGAAAAGATCGTGGCACTTTCGCCGGGGCTGCCGGCGGAAATAAGCCAGATGGTTAAAAACCTGCAGGAACCCAGCGCACTTGCCGACATGGTGGCCTCCACCATTAATGCCCCTGTTAATGAAAAACAGAAGGTTCTTGAACTGATTGATGTGAACCGCCGTCTGAAAAAGGTCACCCGCCTGGTTAATGACCAGCTTGATATTCTTGAAATGGGTTCTAAAATTCAGAATCAGGTCCGGGAAGACATGGACAAGCGCCAGCGCGAATATTACCTGCGCCAGCAGCTCAAAACGATTAAAGAGGAGCTTGGGGAAACCGACCAGGAATCCGTTGAGGTCCGGGAATACAAAACCCTGATCAAGGATAACCCCATGCCCGAAGAGGCCACAAAAGAAGCACAGCGTGAACTGGAACGCCTTTCAAGGATGAATCCCTCATCCTCCGAATATGTCGTATCATCCACCTATCTTGACTGGCTGACCTCCCTGCCCTGGAATGACTATACCGAAAATGGACTGGATATTGCCAAGGCCAGGAAGATTTTGGACCAGGACCACTATGGCCTTGAAAAGCCCAAAAAGCGGATATTGGAATTTCTGGCCGTGCGTAAACTCAAAAAAGACTCCAAAGGCCCTATACTATGCTTTGCAGGTCCCCCAGGCACGGGGAAAACGTCCCTGGGACAATCCATTGCCAGGGCCCTGGGCCGGGAATTTGTCCGCATTGCCCTGGGCGGCGTCAGAGACGAGGCTGAAATCCGGGGACATCGGAGGACTTATGTAGGGGCCATGCCGGGCCGGATCATCCAGCATTTAAGAACAGCCGGGAAAAAAAATCCCGTCTTCATGCTGGATGAAATTGATAAAGTCAACTCCTCCTACCACGGAGATCCATCATCCGCCCTGCTTGAAGTCCTTGATCCGGAACAGAATCAGAATTTTGTTGACCATTACCTGGATGTACCCTTTGATTTGTCCGATGTCATGTTTTTGACCACAGCCAACGTGCTGCACACCATTCCACCACCCCTGCGGGACAGGATGGAAGTTCTGGAGCTTACCGGCTATACCCAGGAGGAAAAGCTTAAAATTGCCACCCGGTATATCATCCCCAAACAGCGGGAAGCCAACGGCATCAATTCCGGCCAGATCAAAATAACCCAGGGCGCGGTCAAACAGATTATTTCCGGGTATACCAGGGAATCAGGGTTACGCAACCTGGAACGTCAAATCGGCGCCATATGCCGGGGGGTTGCCGCTAAAATAGCCGAACACCAGGTGGAACATTTGACCATTGGCCGCAAAGAAATTCCCGAATATTTAGGTCCCATCCAGAACATGCCTGATATGGCCACCCGGATCAAAGCACCGGGCGTAGCAGTGGGTCTTGCCTGGACCTCTGTGGGCGGTGAAGTGCTTTTTGTGGAAGCCGTAGCCATGAAGGGCGGCAAAAAGGGCTTGACGCTCACCGGACAGCTTGGGGATGTCATGAAGGAATCTGCGTCTACTGCGTTAAGTTTCATCCGGGCCAATGCCGACCGGCTGGCTGTGGATGACACCTTTTTTGATACCCATGATATCCACATTCATGTTCCCGAAGGGTCCATTCCCAAGGACGGCCCTTCTGCCGGGGTAACCATGCTTACGACCCTTGCCTCGCTGATCACCAAAAGGAAAGTGAAATCCCGTCTGGCCATGACCGGAGAGATTACCCTCAGGGGTGACGTTCTGCCCGTGGGAGGCATTAAGGATAAAGTGATTGCGGCACACAGGGCCGGTATCCGGTCTTTGATTCTGCCCCTTTGGAACGAAAAAGATATGGAAGATGTTCCTGAGCATATTAAGTCCACCATGACCTTCTATTTTACTGATAAAATGGAAGATGTTCTTAACACGGCCCTGGAATAA
- a CDS encoding septal ring lytic transglycosylase RlpA family protein, which translates to MIFCIKYTTRTLMPALILCLALTVAGCGAGAHESGRSKSAEKQYRGTEPTQRPYRIAGKHYYPMASASGYVEKGYASWYGKKFHGRKTSNGEIYNMYAMSAAHKTLPMNTWVKVENLNNGKTITVRINDRGPFVAGRIIDLSYKAARGIGIVGPGTGRVKVTALGKATAYSKKDHSPVNFTPVNYWKGNFTVQVGAFKVRTNADQYRIKLSKNYLNAHIVPYADHRGQFHRVRIGKFTNLNDAVTFSQRLMDREGFQHAFAVAD; encoded by the coding sequence ATGATATTCTGTATAAAGTATACGACCCGGACATTAATGCCGGCCCTTATTCTCTGCCTTGCGCTTACCGTGGCCGGATGCGGTGCCGGAGCCCATGAGTCCGGCCGCAGCAAATCTGCGGAGAAACAATACCGCGGAACCGAACCCACCCAGCGCCCCTATCGCATTGCAGGAAAACACTATTATCCCATGGCTTCAGCAAGCGGGTATGTGGAAAAAGGATACGCCTCCTGGTACGGCAAAAAATTCCACGGTCGAAAAACATCCAACGGTGAAATCTACAATATGTACGCCATGAGTGCAGCCCACAAAACCCTTCCCATGAACACATGGGTCAAGGTTGAAAACCTGAACAACGGCAAAACAATCACAGTGCGCATCAATGACCGGGGCCCCTTTGTGGCGGGCAGGATCATAGATCTGTCCTATAAAGCAGCCCGGGGCATTGGTATAGTTGGCCCCGGCACTGGCCGGGTAAAGGTAACCGCCCTTGGAAAGGCAACGGCCTATTCCAAGAAAGACCACTCCCCTGTAAACTTTACCCCCGTAAATTATTGGAAAGGCAATTTTACGGTGCAGGTAGGGGCATTCAAGGTGAGAACCAATGCGGATCAGTACCGAATCAAGTTGTCTAAAAATTATCTTAATGCCCATATTGTTCCCTATGCGGATCACCGGGGGCAATTTCACCGGGTGAGGATTGGTAAATTCACCAACCTCAATGATGCCGTGACGTTCAGCCAGAGACTTATGGACAGGGAAGGGTTTCAGCATGCCTTTGCCGTAGCCGATTAA
- a CDS encoding Hsp20/alpha crystallin family protein, producing MEQIEIRFGNHIETPATEEKSFDDMFQSVNPMFCFSKRIWRPQMDIFETRDKIIIQAEIAGVCRENIIVELSDKAVKISGLRKSSQPDPTATYRLAEIQFGRFERVLYLPSVIDMEKVSASYANGFLELKLGKQLQENYSSEQKMPIDFL from the coding sequence ATGGAACAGATAGAAATTCGATTTGGTAATCATATTGAAACACCGGCCACAGAAGAGAAGTCTTTTGACGATATGTTTCAATCCGTTAATCCCATGTTTTGCTTTTCAAAACGAATCTGGAGACCCCAGATGGATATTTTTGAAACCAGGGATAAAATCATTATCCAGGCTGAAATCGCAGGCGTTTGCCGGGAGAATATAATTGTTGAACTCTCGGATAAAGCCGTAAAAATTTCCGGGTTGCGTAAAAGCAGCCAGCCGGACCCCACCGCCACCTACAGGCTTGCAGAAATACAATTCGGACGGTTTGAGCGTGTCCTTTATCTGCCCAGTGTCATTGACATGGAAAAAGTATCTGCTTCATATGCCAACGGGTTTCTTGAGCTGAAATTAGGAAAACAGCTCCAGGAGAATTATTCTTCCGAACAGAAAATGCCCATTGATTTTTTATAA
- a CDS encoding YdgA family protein: MKKLLIILICLAVVSAAGLPIANGIVMERTIKSAIEENNTKAANTGTGFRIKILEYDRGLFSSRVKWCIENANAFPGSETAQLVLVDQGTHGFFYANSQTSLKENPWYTQWVNTRLNGKDPLSIQTRFSLTGSMRSTIQMNAFSIEEKGKKVDVHALNLDISTRKGFETLDAKGRWEGLSQGSELVMGPVTFTSDLYQLTDIIWAGKNTCSLEQLNINDGKSDPVNLSGITVNFDTNASEDKTSITMATDFHVDRIELGGKSLSDWAATLKLKQMDTTSVEQLMVLYSDMMTQAGQRFEKTDGTPGDFQDTLKDEMARNTPQLMSALNGLLKKGLGIEVTGLDIDLPEGKVSGSLNLSLKKDLDPSNIFVFAMQPDMMFSFFDLDAQLSLPYALAGGIPNLTEPLLPGMTTGLFVTKGDLLSLDMHIKKEKLFLNGHQVVLNH; encoded by the coding sequence ATGAAAAAATTATTGATCATTTTAATCTGCCTGGCTGTTGTATCTGCTGCCGGCCTTCCCATTGCCAACGGCATCGTCATGGAACGTACGATTAAATCAGCTATTGAAGAAAATAACACCAAAGCAGCCAACACCGGGACAGGTTTTCGGATAAAAATCCTTGAATATGACCGGGGCCTGTTTTCTTCCCGTGTCAAGTGGTGCATTGAAAATGCCAATGCTTTCCCCGGAAGCGAGACGGCGCAACTGGTACTGGTAGACCAGGGAACACACGGGTTTTTCTATGCGAATTCACAAACAAGTCTTAAAGAAAATCCCTGGTACACGCAATGGGTGAACACCCGCCTGAACGGCAAAGATCCTTTGTCCATCCAGACCCGGTTTTCCCTTACAGGCTCCATGAGGTCCACAATACAGATGAACGCCTTTTCCATTGAAGAAAAGGGGAAAAAGGTTGATGTTCATGCCTTGAATCTGGACATTTCCACGAGGAAGGGGTTTGAGACCCTGGATGCAAAAGGCCGGTGGGAAGGATTATCCCAGGGCAGTGAATTGGTGATGGGACCGGTCACGTTTACATCGGATCTGTACCAGCTCACAGACATTATCTGGGCCGGAAAAAATACATGTTCGCTGGAACAGCTGAACATAAATGACGGAAAGTCAGATCCCGTAAATCTTTCAGGCATCACCGTCAACTTTGATACAAACGCGTCCGAGGATAAAACATCCATAACCATGGCCACGGATTTTCATGTGGACCGCATTGAACTGGGCGGCAAGTCTTTGTCGGACTGGGCCGCTACCCTTAAGCTGAAACAGATGGATACGACATCCGTTGAACAGCTCATGGTCCTGTATTCAGACATGATGACCCAGGCAGGCCAACGCTTTGAAAAAACAGACGGCACTCCCGGTGATTTCCAGGACACCTTAAAGGATGAAATGGCCCGGAACACGCCACAACTGATGTCCGCGCTCAATGGTTTGCTCAAAAAGGGGCTGGGCATAGAAGTCACCGGCCTGGATATTGATCTGCCCGAAGGAAAGGTATCCGGAAGCCTGAACCTTAGCCTGAAAAAGGATTTGGACCCCTCTAATATTTTTGTTTTTGCCATGCAACCGGACATGATGTTTTCTTTTTTTGACCTGGATGCTCAACTGAGCCTGCCCTATGCCCTTGCAGGCGGGATCCCGAATCTGACGGAGCCGCTGTTACCAGGAATGACCACCGGATTGTTCGTTACTAAAGGCGACCTTTTGTCCCTTGATATGCATATCAAGAAAGAGAAACTGTTTCTCAACGGACACCAGGTGGTACTAAATCATTAG